One part of the Acinetobacter sp. XS-4 genome encodes these proteins:
- a CDS encoding asparaginase, producing the protein MKKIALFYMGGTFGCVGEPLAPMPYDQFLPQLKKVIPPHLTVDCFAAPNIVDSSACTAPDWLRLIQRMQQLQLEGYQHFVVIHGTDTLSYASATLARFLGQSCHVVITGSQYPLLNVQGDDTREFTDAIDNLYLALEQAIKLPVGTYLAFHHQVFHAQTVLKTHTTELDAFSGLKAESEFTPQQNGLIVQDAQIERAASFQILNWMMQPIATAQLVQQLRNLLPAPPQFLVLQGFGTGNIAVNQELLTTLDDLYTYGCVPILTTQVTFGGIDQRYAISAWAKTAKIVISDAHSHADLYAKALKIYLKYSTPEQWLSHWNENLH; encoded by the coding sequence ATGAAAAAAATAGCCTTATTTTATATGGGTGGTACTTTTGGCTGTGTAGGTGAACCTTTAGCTCCTATGCCATATGACCAATTCTTGCCTCAACTTAAAAAAGTTATACCACCTCACTTAACGGTTGACTGTTTTGCTGCCCCAAATATTGTAGATAGCAGCGCTTGTACAGCGCCCGATTGGCTACGTCTTATTCAACGCATGCAACAGCTCCAGCTCGAAGGTTATCAGCACTTCGTCGTTATTCATGGTACAGATACTCTTAGTTATGCTTCTGCGACTCTAGCTCGTTTTCTAGGACAAAGTTGCCATGTGGTTATTACTGGCAGTCAATATCCTCTTCTTAATGTTCAAGGAGATGACACACGTGAGTTTACTGATGCAATTGATAATTTATATCTTGCATTAGAACAGGCGATTAAATTACCTGTAGGGACTTACCTTGCTTTTCATCATCAAGTATTTCATGCTCAAACTGTGTTAAAGACACATACGACTGAACTTGACGCTTTTTCCGGCCTTAAAGCTGAATCTGAATTTACCCCTCAGCAAAATGGGCTGATTGTGCAAGATGCACAAATCGAGCGTGCAGCATCTTTTCAAATTTTGAATTGGATGATGCAACCTATCGCAACCGCTCAACTCGTTCAACAATTACGAAACTTACTACCAGCCCCACCTCAATTTTTAGTATTGCAAGGTTTTGGCACTGGAAACATAGCCGTTAATCAAGAGCTACTCACAACATTAGATGATCTCTATACGTATGGCTGCGTTCCGATTCTTACAACTCAGGTGACGTTTGGTGGTATTGATCAACGTTATGCAATTAGTGCATGGGCCAAAACTGCAAAAATTGTCATTAGTGATGCACATAGTCATGCAGATCTCTATGCAAAAGCACTTAAAATCTATTTAAAATACTCAACCCCAGAACAGTGGCTCAGCCATTGGAACGAAAATTTGCATTAA
- a CDS encoding AraC family transcriptional regulator, with protein sequence MGQLTDASVVLRFGYQAIRRAGLPTEEILTKAGVALNQVDTNARTPLSAQYAFWTAAQEVSKDPDIGLHLGEHLPLYRGQVIEHLFISSETFGEGLKRALAYQRLISDAFDAKLVIEEGRCYLTNGEQIGADNLVNRHFSECAISGILRFFKFITEGQFHPIFIDFNFSEGASEDEYFRVYGCPVSLGQKETRLYFDPAILDFQLWQAEPELLQLHEQLAIEKLQELARYDLVGEVRRAIGSTLESGETTLETVAAQLNITPRRLRTQLSEANTSFQQILSDYRCRLAKKLLANTNESVERIVYLTGFSEPSTFYRAFKRWTNETPVEYRKRKQHR encoded by the coding sequence GTGGGTCAGCTAACAGATGCATCAGTTGTATTACGCTTTGGCTATCAAGCGATTCGTCGTGCGGGTTTGCCAACAGAAGAAATATTAACCAAAGCGGGAGTTGCTTTAAATCAGGTCGATACCAATGCACGTACACCGTTAAGTGCACAGTACGCCTTTTGGACTGCTGCTCAGGAAGTCAGTAAAGATCCAGATATCGGTTTGCATCTAGGCGAGCATTTGCCTTTGTACCGTGGTCAGGTCATTGAACATCTATTCATTAGTAGTGAAACTTTTGGTGAAGGTCTAAAACGGGCCTTGGCTTATCAGCGACTCATTAGTGATGCTTTTGATGCAAAACTAGTCATTGAGGAAGGACGTTGTTATTTAACCAATGGCGAACAGATCGGTGCTGATAATCTTGTTAATCGACATTTTTCTGAATGTGCAATTTCGGGCATCCTTAGATTTTTTAAATTTATTACCGAAGGGCAGTTTCATCCCATCTTCATCGATTTTAATTTTAGCGAAGGTGCTTCTGAGGATGAATATTTCCGAGTATATGGTTGTCCGGTCAGTTTAGGTCAAAAAGAGACACGTTTATATTTTGATCCAGCTATTCTAGATTTTCAGCTTTGGCAAGCGGAGCCTGAGTTATTGCAGTTGCATGAGCAGCTTGCGATTGAAAAATTACAGGAATTGGCTCGTTATGATTTAGTGGGTGAAGTTCGTCGCGCAATTGGTTCAACGTTAGAAAGCGGAGAAACAACCTTAGAAACGGTTGCAGCTCAGTTGAATATTACTCCACGCCGCTTACGTACTCAGCTAAGTGAAGCCAATACTAGTTTTCAGCAAATCTTGTCAGATTATCGCTGTCGATTAGCTAAAAAACTTTTGGCAAATACTAACGAGAGTGTTGAACGTATTGTGTATTTAACAGGTTTTTCTGAGCCAAGTACGTTCTACCGCGCATTTAAGCGTTGGACGAATGAGACACCAGTTGAATATCGTAAGCGTAAACAACACCGTTAA
- the truA gene encoding tRNA pseudouridine(38-40) synthase TruA yields the protein MQRYAVGIEFSGVQYRGWQTQQPGVASVQETIERVLSKVANETIALHGAGRTDAGVHATNMVAHFDTHAIRPETGWLRGANSQLPKDISIQWIKLMDESFHARFKATARRYRYIIYNTPHRPALLYKQVTHVYQKLEVKKMIEAASKFEGTHNFESFRAAACQSNQPVRHVKHCRLFEHGRYLVLDIEADGFLHHMVRNIVGCLLEIGQGMYEVDHIDTMFAAQDRKAAGVTAPPDGLYFIQCNYPEQFDLPQPPLGPHWLNLPD from the coding sequence ATGCAACGTTATGCAGTCGGTATTGAATTTAGCGGAGTTCAATATCGAGGTTGGCAAACACAACAGCCAGGCGTTGCCAGCGTACAAGAAACCATTGAACGTGTGCTTAGCAAAGTCGCAAATGAGACTATAGCGCTCCATGGTGCTGGTCGTACCGATGCAGGAGTACATGCGACAAATATGGTGGCACACTTCGACACGCACGCCATTCGTCCAGAAACGGGGTGGTTAAGAGGGGCAAATAGCCAGCTACCTAAAGATATTTCCATTCAGTGGATTAAGCTGATGGATGAAAGTTTTCATGCCCGATTTAAAGCGACTGCTCGACGTTACCGCTATATTATATATAACACGCCTCACCGCCCTGCACTCTTGTATAAACAGGTTACTCACGTTTACCAAAAGTTAGAAGTGAAAAAGATGATTGAAGCAGCAAGTAAATTTGAAGGCACTCATAACTTTGAAAGCTTCCGCGCAGCAGCCTGTCAATCAAATCAGCCTGTTCGACATGTAAAACATTGCCGTTTATTTGAACATGGGCGCTATTTGGTTTTAGATATTGAAGCAGATGGTTTTTTACACCATATGGTTCGCAATATTGTTGGATGTTTACTCGAAATTGGTCAAGGTATGTATGAAGTTGATCATATCGATACAATGTTTGCAGCACAAGATCGTAAGGCGGCAGGAGTAACAGCCCCACCCGACGGTCTTTATTTTATTCAGTGTAATTATCCTGAGCAGTTTGATTTGCCACAGCCGCCGCTTGGTCCACATTGGCTTAATTTACCAGATTAA